The DNA segment TTGTTCCACCACATGTATTCGGCCCCTTCCCGGTCGGTCCAGATGTTCTTGCAGGCCACGCTACACGTGTGGCACCCGATGCATTTGTCCAGGTGGAAGACCATTGATACCTGCGCGCGAGGATCCATTAGGTTCGCCTCCGGAATTGCTCTCTAGCCACGACTCTCTTTATCCCATTCATACAGATCTTTTCCCTCGACCAGGGCGCGCTCGCGGGCCTGCAGGATCCGAATCAATGCGTCCTGCGGCAGGGTTTCAATCAGCAGTGTCAGACCTGCCGTGCAGGCCACCTGCATCAGCAACGCGTGGATCAGCATTCGACCCTGCTCAATATGTTCTTCTCCGCCTGGAGACGTCGAGAGCAGTCCCTCCAGTCT comes from the Candidatus Methylomirabilis tolerans genome and includes:
- a CDS encoding 4Fe-4S binding protein encodes the protein MDPRAQVSMVFHLDKCIGCHTCSVACKNIWTDREGAEYMWWN